A genomic stretch from Caulobacter sp. FWC2 includes:
- a CDS encoding glycoside hydrolase family 2 TIM barrel-domain containing protein, translated as MTALTENWRFRQDDALSGAENPAFDDHDWQSVAVPHTWNRVGLYLPGPTERTHKAETINKTQGVGWYRLAFAAPKLEGRRAYLQFDAASRAAKVWLNGVYLGEHQGGFSRFRLDATDALRGEGQNLLVVRTDNSKPAPGASTADNLPLTGDFFLHGGLYRPVSLVLTNAAHFDMLDFGGAGVYASTIKLSPAKAEIQVRAKLRNEMAGTLAARVITKLYDAAGRVAAQASATAALPGKGAQEVPVTLSLTNPHLWNGVADPYLYRLETDLVAADGKVLDRVSTPFGVRQMAFDHDRGFLLNGKPYRLHGVGYHQDREGKGWAISPADVEDDMATLREMGANTLRLTHYQHGQVIHDLADKYGFVLWDEIPLVSAWTLGGALEPTPALIENARQQLKELIRQNYNHASVATWGIANEVDFGNSFPAFLTGYKDGKAPDPMPLLKSLNALAHEEDPGRPTALATCCEGRVFAAGVDVPTTAEAADLGGANRYFGWYFGAPDDLGPHLDALRAKRPRQPLSVTEYGAGGGVTIHTDDVLGGPIDSRGRAQPEEYESYIHETAWAALSQRPYLWGTWLWNAFDFATTIRHEGDADDINTKGLVTYDRKIRKDAWYFYKANWATTPTVHINGRRYVDRAYPVADVRVYSNGVATELTLNGRSLGSLRDCPQRICVWPAVRLAPGDNVLTARADFGGRSVEDRITWKRPADTAAPFRIDAGAIVGAGKSATFGSDAFFKGGEAQSANAPADYGRPAARAQISGADEIDVAASYRQGRFAYAIPVAPGRYRVSLTFVEPKLASDERRFDVVANGAPMLSDLDVSAQAGGPLKALIKTFETNAGDQGLTLAFNPTKGEAIVSAIEVTPLPASKP; from the coding sequence GTGACCGCCCTGACCGAGAACTGGCGCTTTCGCCAGGACGACGCCCTGAGCGGCGCGGAAAATCCGGCCTTCGACGATCATGACTGGCAGTCCGTCGCCGTGCCGCACACCTGGAACCGGGTCGGCCTCTATCTGCCCGGTCCGACCGAGCGCACGCACAAGGCCGAGACCATCAACAAGACCCAGGGCGTGGGCTGGTACCGGCTAGCGTTCGCCGCGCCCAAGCTGGAGGGCCGCCGCGCCTACCTGCAGTTCGACGCGGCCAGCCGGGCCGCCAAGGTCTGGCTGAATGGGGTGTATCTGGGCGAACATCAGGGCGGCTTCTCGCGCTTCCGCCTCGACGCCACCGACGCCCTGCGCGGCGAGGGCCAGAACCTCCTGGTCGTGCGCACCGACAACAGCAAGCCCGCGCCGGGGGCCTCGACGGCCGACAACCTGCCCCTGACCGGCGACTTCTTCCTGCACGGCGGCCTCTACCGACCCGTCAGCCTGGTCCTCACCAACGCCGCCCATTTCGACATGCTCGATTTCGGCGGCGCCGGCGTCTATGCGAGCACCATCAAGCTTTCGCCCGCGAAGGCCGAAATCCAGGTTCGCGCCAAACTCAGAAACGAGATGGCGGGGACCTTGGCCGCCCGCGTGATCACCAAGCTGTATGACGCCGCGGGTAGGGTGGCCGCTCAGGCCAGCGCCACCGCGGCCCTCCCCGGCAAGGGCGCCCAAGAGGTCCCCGTCACCCTGTCGCTGACCAATCCGCATCTGTGGAACGGCGTGGCCGATCCCTACCTCTACCGATTGGAGACCGATCTGGTCGCCGCCGACGGCAAGGTGCTCGACCGGGTGTCGACGCCGTTCGGCGTGCGCCAGATGGCGTTCGACCACGATCGCGGCTTTCTGTTGAATGGAAAGCCCTATCGGCTGCACGGAGTCGGCTACCACCAGGACCGCGAGGGCAAGGGCTGGGCGATCAGCCCCGCCGATGTCGAGGACGACATGGCCACCCTGCGCGAGATGGGCGCCAACACCCTTCGCCTGACGCACTACCAGCACGGCCAGGTCATCCACGACCTGGCGGACAAGTATGGCTTCGTGCTTTGGGACGAAATCCCGCTGGTCTCGGCCTGGACGCTGGGCGGGGCGCTCGAGCCGACCCCTGCCCTGATCGAGAACGCGCGCCAGCAGCTCAAGGAACTGATCCGGCAGAACTACAATCACGCCTCGGTCGCCACCTGGGGCATCGCCAACGAAGTCGACTTCGGCAACTCCTTCCCCGCCTTCCTGACCGGCTACAAGGACGGCAAGGCGCCCGATCCGATGCCCCTGCTGAAATCGCTGAACGCCCTGGCCCATGAGGAAGACCCTGGCCGCCCCACGGCGCTGGCGACGTGTTGCGAGGGCCGGGTCTTCGCCGCCGGTGTCGACGTCCCGACCACCGCCGAGGCCGCCGACCTGGGCGGCGCCAATCGCTATTTCGGCTGGTACTTCGGCGCGCCCGATGACCTGGGTCCCCACCTGGACGCCCTCCGCGCCAAGCGTCCGCGCCAGCCGCTGTCGGTGACCGAGTATGGCGCCGGCGGCGGCGTGACCATCCATACCGACGACGTTCTGGGCGGCCCGATCGATTCCCGCGGTCGAGCGCAGCCCGAGGAGTATGAAAGCTACATTCACGAGACCGCCTGGGCGGCCCTGTCGCAACGCCCCTATCTTTGGGGAACATGGCTTTGGAACGCCTTCGACTTCGCCACCACGATCCGTCACGAGGGCGACGCCGACGACATCAACACCAAGGGCCTGGTCACCTACGACCGTAAGATCCGCAAGGACGCCTGGTACTTCTACAAGGCCAATTGGGCGACAACGCCCACGGTGCACATCAACGGCCGGCGCTATGTCGATCGCGCCTATCCCGTCGCCGATGTGCGGGTCTACTCGAACGGCGTGGCGACCGAGCTGACGCTGAACGGCCGCTCGCTGGGATCGCTTCGCGACTGTCCGCAGCGGATCTGCGTCTGGCCGGCCGTGCGCCTGGCGCCGGGCGACAACGTCCTGACCGCCCGCGCCGATTTCGGCGGCCGCTCCGTCGAGGACCGCATCACCTGGAAGCGCCCCGCCGACACCGCTGCGCCTTTCCGCATTGACGCCGGCGCGATCGTCGGCGCGGGCAAGTCCGCGACCTTCGGCTCAGACGCGTTCTTCAAGGGCGGCGAGGCTCAGTCGGCCAACGCCCCGGCCGACTACGGACGTCCCGCCGCGCGAGCCCAGATCAGCGGCGCCGACGAGATCGACGTGGCTGCCAGCTATCGCCAGGGCCGCTTCGCCTATGCGATCCCGGTCGCGCCGGGCCGCTATCGCGTGAGCCTGACCTTCGTTGAGCCCAAGCTGGCGAGCGACGAGCGGCGCTTCGACGTCGTCGCCAACGGCGCGCCGATGCTGAGCGATCTTGACGTCTCCGCGCAGGCCGGTGGTCCGCTCAAGGCGCTGATCAAGACGTTCGAGACCAACGCCGGCGACCAGGGCCTGACACTGGCGTTCAACCCCACCAAGGGCGAGGCGATCGTCTCGGCGATCGAGGTCACCCCCCTTCCCGCCTCCAAGCCATAG
- a CDS encoding PRC-barrel domain-containing protein, giving the protein MEKTEAKSSEILGMDLTGLKGVKLGTVREFFIEPSIGQITFLIVERSSFMGGSGKYHPVPWSVVRHDPIAKAFQAELSKDQFKASPSYDRAQLAADGYGWDDQSAKYFEAALNPDPAVAMAPS; this is encoded by the coding sequence ATGGAAAAGACCGAAGCCAAGAGTTCCGAGATCCTCGGAATGGACCTGACGGGTCTGAAAGGCGTGAAGCTGGGAACGGTGCGGGAGTTCTTCATCGAACCGTCCATAGGCCAGATCACGTTCCTGATCGTCGAACGCTCCAGCTTCATGGGCGGATCGGGCAAGTATCACCCCGTGCCCTGGTCGGTTGTCCGCCATGACCCGATCGCCAAGGCGTTCCAGGCCGAACTTTCGAAGGACCAGTTCAAGGCCTCTCCCAGCTACGACCGCGCCCAACTGGCCGCTGACGGCTACGGCTGGGACGACCAGTCAGCCAAATACTTCGAAGCGGCGCTGAATCCCGACCCTGCTGTGGCCATGGCGCCCAGCTAG
- a CDS encoding TonB-dependent receptor, whose translation MSPTLLPCTIGLALLAASSGAQAAQSGLGDSLNRLAAERNVQILFPPDLVVDRAGRKPPRFVSTRRAIELLLADAPARVREVRRGVFVVERSAAVEAVRPKLPEPQTQTEVEAVTVVAAYAASLDRSLALKRTATYGLDAVSAEDIARLPAGNAAEALQLAPGVSLERHRGVGLYVSVRGLGPQFQNVLLNGRPIALNDLVENGGFRGRQFRFEVLPADVIDQIEVVKTTTADMDEGALGGDIDVRTFKPLDRGKRSVMSVRASEGRVGKVDPSVSGVWSWVDASGRLGVLASGVVDRRRIRNDRLYQTGWNLDRFTSVLGPGLYTPTRTRPTVELEDRRMASGDFTLQWRPTNSVSLDIDLLATRLDAHYDEYGLDIYPDDPSVSSPRFVAGSQTIKGDTVQAGTIENVRWMASHEISLNRHDLVALGGHLRLTPGAWTVDGDWGYSRARSYHPDGRGTVRARVAFFAPLTYDFSHGLAGGPDLRTSVDYANPANFVGQSFDYTFKDSRDVDETVKLDLARPIGAFDLRLGVEHHRRARDYRRRDWTLDTLLGQPLTSLGPAAYGPTPFSSFLADVGSDLPRGWVAPNAQAFYDRLYTPDVAARPPSTADLRNSFVVEEKIRSAYARLDFQAAAFGWPIDGNLGVRYAATRQVSRGVLSSGSDPLPAEWRKAYGDWLPSANLKIELSPRLYLRLAASRVVSRPNVIDNAPRITVARDTPTANGGNPELDPFLATQLDASVEWYFPAGGALSLAAFDRRLDDYITAQNTFIEVPGRGQVLLSTNVNGGQARIQGLELTFSRVFRDLPQPWDGLGVQGAATLVRSQANYFAGDRVISNALLGLSRATWSALVFYEKGRGSVRFGYNWRGSYLTSIGSSITAPATTAAFGSLDGAASWRLNHRATLSLEGVNLTDARRYVYGETRDQPMEIHHWGRYLSARMRWAF comes from the coding sequence ATGTCCCCGACCTTACTCCCTTGCACGATCGGGCTCGCCCTGCTGGCTGCGTCGAGTGGGGCGCAGGCCGCGCAGAGCGGGCTTGGCGACAGCCTGAACAGGCTGGCCGCCGAAAGGAACGTGCAGATCCTCTTTCCGCCTGATCTTGTCGTCGACCGCGCGGGGCGAAAGCCGCCGCGCTTCGTCTCGACGCGCCGGGCGATCGAACTGCTGCTGGCCGACGCGCCGGCCCGCGTGCGCGAGGTCCGTCGAGGCGTCTTCGTGGTCGAGCGCTCGGCGGCCGTCGAAGCCGTTCGCCCGAAGCTCCCGGAACCTCAAACCCAGACCGAGGTCGAGGCCGTCACGGTGGTCGCGGCCTATGCCGCCAGCCTCGACCGGTCGCTGGCCCTCAAGAGGACCGCCACTTACGGGCTGGACGCGGTCAGCGCCGAGGATATCGCCCGCCTGCCCGCCGGCAACGCCGCTGAGGCGCTGCAGCTGGCGCCCGGCGTCAGCCTGGAGCGCCATCGCGGCGTGGGCCTCTATGTCAGCGTCCGAGGCCTGGGGCCGCAGTTCCAGAACGTGCTGCTGAACGGTCGGCCCATCGCGCTCAATGATCTCGTCGAGAACGGCGGCTTCCGGGGGCGTCAGTTCCGCTTCGAGGTTCTGCCCGCCGACGTCATCGACCAGATCGAGGTGGTCAAGACCACCACCGCCGACATGGACGAAGGCGCGCTGGGCGGCGACATCGACGTGCGCACGTTCAAGCCGCTGGATCGCGGCAAGCGCTCGGTGATGTCGGTGCGCGCCTCCGAGGGGCGCGTCGGCAAGGTCGATCCGTCGGTGTCGGGGGTCTGGAGCTGGGTCGACGCGAGCGGCCGCCTGGGCGTGCTGGCCAGCGGTGTCGTCGATCGACGGCGAATCCGCAACGACCGGCTCTATCAGACCGGCTGGAACCTGGACCGCTTCACGTCCGTGCTGGGTCCCGGACTCTACACCCCGACCCGCACGCGCCCGACCGTCGAGCTGGAGGACCGGCGCATGGCGTCGGGCGACTTCACCCTGCAGTGGCGGCCGACGAACAGCGTCAGCCTCGATATCGATCTGCTGGCCACGCGGCTGGACGCCCACTACGACGAGTACGGTCTGGACATCTATCCGGACGATCCGTCGGTCTCGAGCCCGCGCTTCGTGGCCGGCAGCCAGACGATCAAGGGCGACACCGTCCAGGCGGGGACGATCGAGAACGTCCGCTGGATGGCCTCGCACGAGATCAGCCTGAACCGCCACGACCTGGTCGCCCTCGGCGGCCATCTGCGCTTGACGCCCGGCGCCTGGACGGTCGATGGCGACTGGGGCTATTCGCGGGCGCGCAGCTACCACCCCGACGGTCGCGGCACGGTCCGCGCGCGCGTCGCCTTCTTCGCGCCCCTGACCTACGACTTCAGCCACGGCCTGGCGGGCGGCCCGGACCTGCGAACCTCGGTCGACTACGCCAACCCCGCCAACTTCGTCGGCCAGTCTTTCGACTACACCTTCAAGGACTCCCGCGACGTCGACGAAACCGTCAAGCTGGACCTCGCCCGGCCCATCGGCGCCTTCGACCTGAGGCTTGGCGTCGAGCACCACCGGCGGGCCCGCGACTATCGCCGACGCGACTGGACCCTGGACACCCTTCTGGGTCAGCCGCTGACCAGCCTGGGCCCCGCCGCCTACGGCCCGACGCCGTTCTCGAGCTTCCTGGCGGATGTCGGGTCCGACCTGCCGCGCGGCTGGGTCGCGCCGAACGCCCAGGCCTTCTATGACCGGCTGTACACGCCGGACGTCGCCGCCCGCCCGCCCTCCACCGCCGACTTGCGCAACTCCTTCGTGGTCGAGGAGAAAATCCGCTCGGCCTATGCCCGGCTCGACTTCCAGGCCGCCGCGTTCGGCTGGCCGATCGACGGCAATCTGGGCGTACGCTACGCCGCCACGCGCCAGGTCTCCCGGGGCGTGCTGTCCAGCGGCTCCGATCCCCTGCCCGCCGAATGGCGCAAGGCCTATGGCGACTGGCTGCCCAGCGCCAATCTGAAGATCGAACTGTCGCCGCGCCTCTATCTGCGCCTGGCCGCCTCGCGGGTGGTCAGCCGGCCCAACGTCATCGACAACGCCCCGCGCATCACCGTCGCCCGCGACACCCCAACGGCCAATGGCGGCAATCCCGAGCTGGACCCGTTCCTGGCCACCCAGTTGGACGCATCGGTCGAGTGGTATTTCCCGGCGGGCGGGGCCCTGTCCCTCGCGGCCTTCGACCGGCGGCTGGACGACTACATCACCGCCCAGAACACCTTCATCGAGGTGCCCGGACGCGGCCAGGTGCTGCTATCGACCAACGTCAACGGCGGCCAGGCGCGGATCCAGGGTCTGGAGTTGACGTTCAGCCGGGTGTTTCGCGACCTGCCCCAGCCCTGGGATGGCCTGGGCGTGCAGGGCGCGGCGACGCTGGTGCGCAGCCAGGCCAACTACTTCGCCGGCGACCGCGTGATCAGCAACGCGCTGCTGGGCCTGTCGCGCGCCACCTGGAGCGCCCTGGTGTTCTACGAGAAGGGTCGGGGCTCGGTGCGGTTCGGCTACAACTGGCGCGGATCGTACCTGACCTCGATCGGCAGCTCGATCACGGCGCCGGCCACCACGGCGGCGTTCGGATCGCTGGACGGGGCGGCCTCGTGGCGGCTGAACCACCGCGCCACCCTTTCCCTGGAGGGCGTCAACCTGACCGACGCCCGCCGCTACGTCTATGGCGAGACCCGCGACCAGCCGATGGAGATCCATCACTGGGGCCGGTACCTGTCCGCGAGGATGAGATGGGCGTTCTGA
- a CDS encoding RNA polymerase sigma factor, with translation MGVLTFRGAGTRADPPDGPSESARANPPLEAPRFEALVSRYRRPLLRFFQRRSVGVEDAEDLTQEVFMRLSQRFSRLHWGNPDGLVFTVAANALVDHERHQRSRQRGRHVEVDPALPTDEPTAEAALAGRQRLAKLVAALDDLHPNARAVFVLCRFENLTQAEAAARLNLSISAVEKHMMNALTRLREAIETAHDA, from the coding sequence ATGGGCGTTCTGACCTTCCGTGGCGCGGGCACGCGCGCCGATCCGCCCGATGGGCCCAGCGAGTCGGCCCGGGCCAATCCGCCGCTGGAAGCGCCGCGCTTCGAGGCGCTGGTGTCGCGCTATCGTCGTCCGTTGCTGCGCTTCTTCCAGCGCCGGTCGGTCGGGGTCGAGGACGCCGAGGACCTGACGCAGGAGGTCTTCATGCGACTGTCGCAGCGGTTCTCGCGCCTGCACTGGGGCAATCCGGACGGGCTGGTGTTCACGGTCGCGGCCAACGCCCTGGTCGACCACGAACGCCATCAGCGCTCACGCCAGCGCGGACGTCACGTCGAGGTCGATCCCGCCCTCCCAACCGACGAGCCCACGGCCGAGGCGGCCCTGGCCGGACGCCAGCGGCTGGCCAAGCTGGTGGCGGCCCTGGACGATCTTCACCCGAACGCGCGCGCGGTCTTCGTGCTGTGCCGCTTCGAGAACCTGACCCAAGCCGAGGCGGCGGCGCGCCTGAACCTGTCGATCAGCGCCGTCGAGAAGCACATGATGAACGCCCTGACGCGCCTGCGCGAAGCCATCGAGACCGCGCATGACGCCTGA
- a CDS encoding FecR family protein — protein MTPDDDMDPRRLAAASLTRPLSAAEQAALDAWSASSAEAREEIARTREVWLAMGLAAEDPTVRALRREVRREARLDRPAGPDRRPLIAGLALLAAALVVGVVLKAPARVETYAAPAHASARLTLADGSHVVLSPGGRLTTRFKARARDVSLDAGDAFFEVAHDRTRPFEVATAGRTLTVLGTRFNVAGGGHLTVSLVEGSLRVSQAGAASVLLRPGQRYIGADGVGGDAQAGDVKGDAAWTDGRVVLADVSLSEAAERLSRASGRRVSLTDPTLAHLRLSGSLDIGRMDDVGAALEALLPVRARLTSSGDLTLSPAASSSRHG, from the coding sequence ATGACGCCTGACGACGACATGGATCCTCGCCGCCTGGCGGCCGCCAGCCTGACCCGGCCGCTGAGCGCCGCCGAACAGGCCGCGCTGGACGCCTGGTCGGCCTCTTCCGCCGAGGCGCGCGAAGAAATCGCCCGCACGCGCGAGGTGTGGCTGGCCATGGGCCTGGCGGCCGAGGATCCGACCGTCCGCGCCCTGCGCCGCGAGGTTCGCCGCGAAGCCCGCCTGGATCGTCCGGCCGGGCCGGACCGTCGCCCGCTGATCGCCGGCCTGGCCCTGCTGGCCGCCGCCCTGGTCGTCGGCGTGGTCCTGAAGGCCCCTGCGCGGGTCGAGACCTACGCCGCCCCCGCCCACGCCTCGGCCCGACTGACCCTGGCCGACGGCAGCCACGTGGTGCTCAGTCCGGGCGGCCGGCTGACCACGCGCTTCAAGGCGCGCGCTCGAGACGTTTCGCTGGACGCCGGCGACGCCTTCTTCGAGGTCGCGCACGACAGGACCCGACCGTTCGAAGTGGCGACGGCGGGCCGGACGCTTACGGTGCTGGGCACCCGCTTCAACGTGGCTGGCGGCGGTCACCTGACCGTTTCGCTTGTCGAGGGCTCACTACGCGTCAGCCAGGCCGGCGCGGCCAGCGTGCTGCTGCGCCCAGGTCAGCGGTATATCGGGGCGGACGGGGTCGGTGGCGACGCCCAGGCCGGCGACGTGAAGGGCGATGCGGCATGGACCGACGGCCGCGTGGTGCTGGCCGATGTCAGCCTGTCCGAAGCGGCCGAGCGGCTGTCGCGTGCGTCCGGCCGCCGCGTGTCGCTGACCGATCCTACTCTGGCCCATCTGCGCCTGTCGGGCTCGCTGGACATCGGCCGGATGGATGATGTTGGCGCCGCCCTGGAGGCCCTGCTGCCCGTGCGAGCGCGGCTCACGTCCAGCGGAGACCTGACGCTGTCTCCCGCCGCCAGTTCGTCTCGGCACGGATAA
- a CDS encoding TonB-dependent receptor — protein MSNSKFLSAPCAGAVAVLAFAALGAGQAQAADTAAAAPAAPAAAEPADAVDAVVITSYGKSLQAAAALKRSAAYGLDAVNAEDIGKFPTRNAAEALQLVTGVTIDRQRGAGLYVSVRGLGPQFQYTELNGRSIAVNDLIENGGAKGRQFRFEVLPAELISQIEVVKTPTADMDEGALGGNINIKTFKPLDLGKKAAFSVRETYSDVRKKADPSVSGLYSWTNADKTLGLLASGLYDERHVRNDRLYMVGWNLDKFKSVLGSGLYTPTRTRPTVETEHRKLYSGAISGQWKPNSDFQTDVDLLVTRLDVGYDEFGLDIYPDDSTFATPQFVAGSQKVVGDTVMAGTINNVRWMASRETSMNRHDLTVFGIKQAWTPGAWAFNAEYGYSRARSYHPDGKATTRDRIAFFAPLSFDFSRGSTAIPQLTTNVDYTNPANYVGQAFDYTWKDSRDSDETFRLDGSRVFSGWFTKIAFGAEQHNMNRTFLRRDWVLNDILNVPLTTLGASFYETMPYTGFLKDFAGNTPRTWVTPTSDAYYNKMYTSAVAAQPWSAADLRNSFIVDQKIHSAYVRGDFKFDLGGVPVSGNLGVRYAETKQLASGTLTSGSTPVPVGYLKEYKNWLPSLNVKLDLRDDLVGRLSASRVVNRPNVTDSAPRITVSRDSPTASGGNPDLDPFLADQYDASLEWYPAPTTAVTAAVFIKTMDNYITAQNTTIQVPGRGDVLLSASVNGGDAEVRGFEAAYNQSLSFLPGPFDGFGVQASVTLVDSKANYFAGNRQIKDDLVGLSKQSYNLVGYYEKGPISARLGWFWRSRYLQSIGSTTTAQSYIAPYGSLDGSLSYQITPQYAVTLEGSNLTDEVRFTYGKTKDQPMEIYHWGRTVSLTLRGKF, from the coding sequence ATGTCCAACTCGAAGTTCCTGTCCGCGCCGTGCGCGGGCGCCGTCGCCGTCCTCGCCTTCGCCGCCCTTGGCGCGGGCCAGGCCCAGGCCGCCGACACCGCTGCGGCTGCGCCGGCCGCGCCAGCCGCCGCAGAACCGGCTGACGCCGTCGACGCCGTCGTCATCACCTCGTACGGCAAGAGCCTGCAGGCCGCCGCCGCCCTGAAGCGCTCGGCCGCCTACGGCCTGGACGCCGTCAACGCCGAGGACATCGGCAAATTCCCGACCCGCAACGCCGCCGAGGCGCTGCAGCTGGTCACCGGCGTCACCATCGACCGCCAGCGCGGCGCGGGTCTGTATGTCAGCGTCCGGGGCCTGGGCCCGCAGTTCCAGTACACCGAGCTGAACGGCCGCTCGATCGCCGTCAACGACCTGATCGAGAACGGCGGCGCCAAGGGCCGTCAGTTCCGCTTCGAGGTGCTGCCCGCCGAACTGATCTCGCAGATCGAGGTCGTGAAGACCCCGACCGCCGACATGGACGAGGGCGCCCTGGGCGGCAATATCAACATCAAGACCTTCAAGCCCCTCGACCTGGGCAAGAAGGCGGCCTTCTCGGTGCGCGAGACCTATAGCGACGTGCGCAAGAAGGCCGACCCGTCGGTCTCGGGCCTCTACAGCTGGACCAACGCCGACAAGACCCTGGGCCTGCTGGCCTCGGGCCTCTACGACGAGCGCCACGTGCGCAACGACCGCCTCTACATGGTCGGCTGGAACCTCGATAAGTTCAAATCGGTGCTGGGCTCGGGCCTCTACACGCCCACCCGCACGCGTCCGACCGTCGAGACCGAGCACCGCAAGCTCTATTCCGGCGCCATCTCGGGTCAGTGGAAGCCCAACAGCGACTTCCAGACCGACGTCGACCTGCTCGTGACGCGCCTGGACGTCGGCTACGACGAGTTCGGCCTCGACATCTATCCGGACGACAGCACCTTCGCGACGCCGCAGTTCGTGGCCGGCAGCCAGAAGGTCGTCGGCGACACCGTCATGGCCGGCACGATCAACAACGTGCGCTGGATGGCCTCGCGCGAGACCAGCATGAACCGCCACGATCTGACGGTCTTCGGCATCAAGCAGGCCTGGACGCCGGGCGCCTGGGCGTTCAACGCCGAGTACGGCTATTCGCGCGCCCGCAGCTACCATCCGGACGGCAAGGCCACCACGCGCGACCGCATCGCCTTCTTCGCGCCGCTGAGCTTCGACTTCTCGCGTGGCTCCACGGCGATCCCGCAACTGACCACCAATGTCGACTACACCAACCCGGCCAACTACGTGGGCCAGGCGTTCGACTATACCTGGAAGGACTCGCGCGACAGCGACGAGACCTTCCGCCTGGACGGCTCGCGCGTCTTCTCGGGCTGGTTCACCAAGATCGCGTTCGGCGCCGAACAGCACAACATGAACCGCACCTTCCTGCGTCGCGACTGGGTGCTGAACGATATCCTGAATGTGCCGCTGACCACCTTGGGCGCCAGCTTCTACGAGACCATGCCCTATACGGGCTTCCTGAAGGACTTCGCCGGCAACACGCCGCGCACCTGGGTCACCCCGACCAGCGACGCCTACTACAACAAGATGTACACCTCGGCCGTGGCGGCTCAGCCGTGGTCGGCGGCCGACCTGCGCAACTCGTTCATCGTCGACCAGAAGATCCACAGCGCCTACGTGCGCGGCGACTTCAAGTTCGACCTGGGCGGCGTGCCGGTCAGCGGCAATCTGGGCGTCCGCTACGCCGAGACCAAGCAACTGGCGAGCGGCACGCTGACCAGCGGCTCGACGCCGGTGCCGGTGGGCTATCTGAAGGAATACAAGAACTGGCTGCCCAGCCTGAACGTCAAGCTCGACCTGCGTGACGACCTGGTCGGCCGCCTGTCGGCCTCGCGTGTCGTCAACCGTCCCAACGTCACCGACAGCGCCCCGCGCATCACCGTCAGCCGCGACTCGCCGACGGCCTCGGGCGGCAACCCGGACCTGGATCCGTTCCTGGCCGACCAGTACGACGCCTCGCTGGAATGGTATCCGGCCCCGACCACGGCCGTGACCGCCGCGGTGTTCATCAAGACGATGGACAACTACATCACCGCCCAGAACACCACGATCCAGGTGCCCGGCCGCGGCGATGTGCTGCTGTCGGCCAGCGTCAACGGCGGCGACGCCGAGGTGCGCGGCTTCGAAGCCGCCTACAACCAGTCGCTGTCGTTCCTGCCCGGCCCCTTCGACGGCTTCGGCGTCCAGGCCTCGGTGACCCTGGTGGACAGCAAGGCGAACTATTTCGCCGGCAACCGCCAGATCAAGGACGACCTCGTGGGCCTGTCCAAGCAGAGCTACAACCTGGTCGGCTACTATGAGAAGGGCCCGATCAGCGCCCGCCTCGGCTGGTTCTGGCGCTCGCGGTATCTGCAGTCGATCGGCAGCACCACCACCGCCCAATCCTATATCGCCCCCTACGGCTCGCTCGACGGCTCGCTCTCCTACCAGATCACCCCGCAATACGCGGTGACCCTGGAAGGTTCGAACCTGACCGACGAGGTCCGCTTCACCTACGGCAAGACCAAGGACCAGCCGATGGAGATCTATCACTGGGGCCGCACGGTCTCGCTGACGCTCCGCGGCAAGTTCTGA